The DNA segment CATTCAAAGTTTGCAGACAATTCTGAGTGGCAAAATTTCTTAAGCCTCTGTTGAATGCGGACCAGTTTGCCTTATCAAACAGTACACGTTTGTGTTTTGCTTATGGATTGATTCTAGCTGATGaaataatgtcaaaaaaaaaggaatgtaaTGATCACTGAAACCAGGAATAAATTTTACAGTTTCCGCCAATGTAGGATTTGAGACAAGAGTACAATGTCAAGTAGATTACATCAGTAACCCTAGTAGGTACAGTAATCATCTGAGTAAAACAACAGAattcaataaaatctaaaagTTTGTTACATTTTTCTAGATTGGGGTACTTGCGTTTACAGTTTTTGATTGCCAGTTGATATCGCCAAGATTCAGTTGCCACCGATGACAGTTGTACTGTTTATTTGAAATGTAAGGTTAATTATGTTCTAATTCATCTATGCATCTGAAATTCTTCTCAGGCCTGTATGCACTACAATCAAGCAAATCTTTCTTCCTTTCTGCTTTATATTTACCCATATTATTATTAGTCAGACTTAAGTTCTGAAAGCGAAGCACTTTTGAAACTTTTAGagactaaaataaaaacataaatttgatgGTTTCGCAGACAGTTCGAGTTTTTGATCTTATCTGAAGTTTGCTGGTTGGTGTGCTACAGTGTAATGGCATAGAATGTTTTGCTCCACATGGCGACTGAATAGATAAATTGTCAGTACTGATGGAGGATAATGGCTGATTTAGTTCTACTAATTTTGAATAGtcgaaaaatgaataattaacatGTGATACACCACAATTTGCACTTTGCCATGATTCCTTTCAATGATCAGAATGAAACTGGTACAATATAGTACTCATACCCTGGCATTCGGCATGAAACCAAGTATTACAGTCCTCACAAAATATATGTATGCCTCGGTCTCGATGCCATTTCACTTCTAAATAACAAGTGCCACAAAGATCAGTTCTAGCCCGGGATTTGTCTCAGTATCTAAAGCCATTAAAACAAGTATGAAGCATAGGTAAGTGTGTGTGAGACGGTTCTTGCAAAATGGGTTTTTATGGCGAGTGATTAGACCAGAACACAGTCAAAAATACAAAGGCAATTTATTAGAAGCAAAAGGCTGACCAACCTTATTACAGAAACAGTATAATAAGGCTGATGATTTATGACACTGTAATTTGTACTCAAAAATTTCCGACCATAGATTACGAGTTGGTCTACTGACTCCATTATTCTGTTTGTGTGTTCCATATATATATCCGTATTAATGCATcttcggatgtctctaaattgtttttggtacttgtGACATGTGCatatgttgaattctgctcaacccggggctaaaaggcgtagacggtagcatgcattttcgcTACCATGCATGGACAGGCTAAATCAAACGGGGCCCGTAATATTTTCATAATTCGTATTTGATGGGCTTTCTTCGGCACAAAACGTCTGTCAGACGTCTCTTAATATTTCTCCCAATGTTATTTTAACGGACCAAATGTGTAGGTAACGTGCACACTGGAACTGGGACAAAGTGACTGAAGAAAGTATTGAGACTGTTTGGCAGACGCTTTTTGTCGAGTAAAGTACTCGTTTTCCTGTCTTTGATGTActaaaatccatcaagtaataagaaagatataagcaaaagGTTACCTAAATTCAGTTAATTTTCCCTTGTGTACAATACCGAGAAGTCATGTGGATTGGCCACCCAGAACCATACGTCTTTATTCCATAACATCTATATAGATAATACTAGTAGTGCCAAAGGAGCTGCATGCTAGTATATAAGGGCCAATGTAAATTGcacatacaatgtatacatttaAGCATATTTAGATTGTCTTCCATATTGAAAATACAATTTCCTTCTGAAAAGGATGGCTTGGCTAGTTGATGAAATAGAGTCATGTAAAGACAATTGTTTTAGGCTAGTTAGTGCTTGGTGCTTGAAAATATAGTATATTTACACGATATCCCAAAAATTCGTTTTCTTGTAATCTATTTGCTCAAACTGCCAAAagatttttatttgttaattaacaCTACCCCTTTACAACATGAGCACAGCACAGAAATTCCTGCGGGATATCTATTTCATGGCAGAAAATTTATTACTTCATCTCTTCTGTCAATATTGTCTTCTTTTGTTGAATATCCCATCATATTCATTGActcaaaactgttttattatatcaaagtCCACTTTAGGACAAAAAACTTTTCATTCAAAAAAATTACATATTCATTAGGTATCGGGAACCTGTCATGAGTAGATCTAGACCAATTTTAGTCATGCAACaatcaacaaacaaaatttcaaagaatcACATATATGCTAAATCTGGTCATCTTGACCTTTATGCTACGTGTATTATACGAAGAATACGGAAATACCCGAagccaccccctcccccccccccacccccgtttCATTATAATTTTACTCTTCTCTACGTCTGATAAAGAGTCGAATctcatattttgttaatttcgTCTGTTTTAATATAAAGTTCGATACTATAAGTCAGCGAACTCAGTCAGGAAGCACTAAACTAaacttttttttgcttttttaactaATACacatgaaatattacaaaatgtatatacaattGGGTCGTAACATACTGCTTATTTCTATGCATGTGCATAAACATCGAATGAAACCTGCTTTCCATCATCCACTTATATTTGTTTGTATCTCGTGGCTGACAAAGGACGAATCCAGGTAGAAAAGGAACACCACTTATGTTCGAGTCATGTACAAGAAAATAGGAGTTATGTTGAGCTCGTAACAGAATGCTTGTTTCTCCGCATGTAAGACATAAACCCGGAACGAAATCCAGGGTCCATAAATCCGTACAAGATCGGATTTACGATGGAGTTAACGAAGTATAAACGCCAGAAGAAGAAGAACGCCACCAGCTGCGATTCAGACATATCTTTCAAAATGCCAGCAGGGTTAGCTTCGAGACTGGTGAGAATTATATACAGTACCATCGTGACGGCAAATAATGATGTCAAGACTAGCATTATCATCGTCTTACTTTTCCGCTGGAACTTTGACGTTTGAATTCTTGATCGTCTGCTCCTACGAGATGGACATCTGCCCTGGTCCGAAGATGTTTGGTCATTGGAGCTGTTCACAATTTGTTCATTTCCGCTGTTATAATCATCAATAAATTCTTCGTCGTTACTGAAATAATCAGTAGAAGTGTTTTCAGATATTTTGTCATCACCATCAATGTAACCTTCTTCTGGTGAGTTTCCTTTGAATTGAGATGATTGATTACCTTGTccttttgcagacaagtagataTTGGCATTtgcattttttaagttttcagcTCTGTGTTCTTCCCCAATCGCGGACATGTCGCTAGCCGTAGTTTTTGTTTCTCTATCATTGTCTGTACCATCATCAGATGTTTCTGATGTCAATGTTCTAGCGACACCCGCTTTCATTGTACGATGTTTAATGCTTGCAGCTTTCACTGAGTGATGTCCAAATAACCGCCACGCTGTTATAAAGTTCAAAGACATGGCCGCAAGTATCATTGAAGTTATAGGCACGAGATAAACGCCACAGATATAAAGTAATGGATATATTGTATCTGCATACTCCTCCGATTTTTCGCAAACTGAGACGGTAATATTATTTCCCTCGTACTTGTAACTGTACGTCTGCTTACCCCAAAGTATGAAAACAGGAATAGACACTATCGCCGATACCATCAAGCAAACTCCACAAAGTCTGAGAGCAACAGGGCAACGAATTTGCCAATCAAATGGATGGCAAATCTTTCTGTATCTGTCAATTGCCAAAAGTAGCAAGATAGATGCTGAGCCCAAAGCAgtgtaaatgttgaaaaatgattTCACT comes from the Mercenaria mercenaria strain notata chromosome 9, MADL_Memer_1, whole genome shotgun sequence genome and includes:
- the LOC128559595 gene encoding uncharacterized protein LOC128559595 encodes the protein MAKVNASMTREDLSNAFTMDVLPVTVLISIEAFIGFFGNIIILLVYYSRYRRINFRYFVLALAIVDITSCCTTLPGEVFSQLNWYDYQHAWICKVKSFFNIYTALGSASILLLLAIDRYRKICHPFDWQIRCPVALRLCGVCLMVSAIVSIPVFILWGKQTYSYKYEGNNITVSVCEKSEEYADTIYPLLYICGVYLVPITSMILAAMSLNFITAWRLFGHHSVKAASIKHRTMKAGVARTLTSETSDDGTDNDRETKTTASDMSAIGEEHRAENLKNANANIYLSAKGQGNQSSQFKGNSPEEGYIDGDDKISENTSTDYFSNDEEFIDDYNSGNEQIVNSSNDQTSSDQGRCPSRRSRRSRIQTSKFQRKSKTMIMLVLTSLFAVTMVLYIILTSLEANPAGILKDMSESQLVAFFFFWRLYFVNSIVNPILYGFMDPGFRSGFMSYMRRNKHSVTSST